The sequence ATTTATACTTGAGCAAGTATCCTATACAATACTTCTGGAACGGAAACGTTCAACAAGTAACGATGTTTTAACATTTATATATCTCTATTTcttacatattttggaaataatattgtaaCTTTTCAGGTATATTTATTAGATTTACAAACAAAtaacaataagaataaaaataaattggacATTCGTAGATAACAATCCACGGGAACTTCAATTGTAAAATGATATGAGAGAATATAATTGAAAACCTTACTattattaaaatagaaaattattaaatgaGTTTCCAATCTATAATCGAATTTTCAACTACACACGTATATCTTACGAGCAATCTTATTATTAGAATAGcgttttatctatatatatcaagtttaaattttatacacCAGATAAATAACTTTTATGTATAACTTGCAAAATACTATTTATTAGGACTTTAATGTCGTAATAGTAGAATTGTAGAACGGTTACCAGAAACTTGGAGAATGAATTATAGGTGACAAAAAAGTGTTGAAATCTAAAGAGTGGCTCTAGTTTAAATTATTAAGAATAGGTGAcaaatttttaatcaattttaaaaaattattaaataggTCCTCAGGTTTATATTTTTACACTTTTACTCGAATTTAATGAAAACCTAATTCCtaaaatagaaaaccccccaatcagtttttttttctctcccaACGTCATGctcttttcacatttttttttcttctaatcttCATCACTAAATTATTAAGAATAGGTgacaaatttttaattaattattaaaaataattaaatagctcctcaagtttttatttttacacactttcacccaaatttaattaaaaacctAATTTCTAAAAGGGTAGGAAAACCccccaaattaatttttttgttctcttcCAACGTCCTGCtctttttacattatttttgcttctaattctttttcttctaagaatttgaaaattttgagaagggaaaatctccaattttaatttaacatgTGATTTAAAAATGTCTAAGCATTTTATGAAGgataactttcacatatagcaaataaaaaattcatatttatatgctatagcaaagtttgcataattacgctccatagcaaacatacatgtgtataattcgctatacatatacaattgaaacgaattgtataaaataaattgtatataacgagaaagagagaaattatatacaatttgaatttgtataaaatgagaaagagagaaaggcaaaagaaattGTTTATATAAGTGTATATTGGGAATGtgtatataaatgaaaaatagaacttGTTGtagtttatatacatatacctaTTGGTGTTGTTTTAAGTTGAATAAGTATATGAAACTGTtgtctattttttcaaatttgtttatttatacaGTGAAGGTTCGTTCTTAGTTTGGATGTATAAGTTTGTGCAATTGTATATGTCTAAATGATCATTATACGAAAAGTATCCTTATAAAAAAACAATGCACAAAATtgtatcaaatataaatatttatattgtatatacaGAGAAACTGTTGTGAAGCTACTAATACAATAACTATTAATGTATTAGTGGAACTGtacattataattttaaaaatttgtatataattaaaatttatatcagtagaaactatatataattttttaagaaaattatgatttaggGAGAAATTTTAGGAGACATTGAAAGAAATTGGGAGGGTAAAAATAGCtaatgaatttgtataaaaatagaGCGGGGCcccaataaattgaaaaaaaactgatttggagagaaattttaggaaaaattgaaagaaaatgggAAAGAGAAGACAGGAAATggatttgtataaaaataaatcatcagCTTTTTTCTAGATTCGTGGGTCCCAATCAAATTGGCAAAATATGTTCAACATTTGCTGCgcaatacaaataaatttaatagtAGCTATaggatttattttgatttaaatgtTTGCTATTATGTACAATTTCCCCTTTtaggaattattttttaacttataattttcaatcattttaaCAAGTTAATAGGTATTGTTTGTGtgtattattcatttaaaattttgatttttgtattattgTTCTTGCTGCTGATGTATAATAAGTTTCAATAACAAATATCACTATTTTAGTAATTTACAAGAATTGCtaaatgttgttgttgaatAAATTGTCGTTATATCTATTTCGGCCGCTGCTGAATAACTTACAACAATTGTgatatttcaatataatttttttatgattaatttttttgttctaaGTTATAATATTTTCAGGCTTCTTCAACATCATTAATGCGAGATAGAATAGTAATACCAGTTGATTGTAACGGCGAATGGGTTGAGTCCAATGATTGTTATATTTGGAATAATTGTGCATCGAGATATCACATGTAATGATTTTACGAATAAAAACATTACTTTTTATTAATCAGATTGTGAGTTGGAAGACTTGTACTTGTAGAGAATTTCAGCAAttgctataaaaaaaatatacaacttGTTTAATTGTTGTAAGAAAGTTTCAGCAAAAGTACAACAATTTGCTTATTTGTTGTagcaaattcaaataaaattacttaGTTATTCTAGATTTTCTTTTAGAATTAGCCGAACCCGTCCTATATATCATTGAATATGATTAATATAACTAGTTAACAATCAATTTGGGTTGATTACATGTGAAATTACTTAATTGAACGTCTAATATCTCAAATTACTATCTTTTTGTATAAAATTCCTATCAAATCTACCTTTTATTTGTAAGTTGGACGAAAGTCACTCTATTTATCATTGCATATAAGTATTATAACCAATAAACGATCATTTACTCATTATGAATTGCTTACCTATGAAATTGTAACGAAATTGATCGTCTGGTATTTCAAATAACTATCTCATTATACAAGATCACTATctaatgtaaattttatttttaaattaaatcaacaCTGCTCTATTTATCGTTAAATACGAGTGCTACAACCAATAAAGGCTTTCCAAGTTGTTGTTTCTCATATACTTGTGGTATTGTCACCATCATGTTTAACATTacattattataaatatgagCATGCTGAGTTAAATTATGTTGTACAAAACTATATTGCTCGGACTCTTACGAAAAAATATGTCTGATCCTACAAAAGATATGCAAATTTCGGAGGATCTGACGCAGATGCTACAACATCTTTGGAAGGTTCGAGCAACACAGGTAGTACACAGAACACACACTCTGGTATTAACCCTTAAATTACATAAGAATTTTACATCTGTAGTAACAAGTAAACTATAGCTGCATTCTCCTATGAACAAAAATGCTCTTTTTAACTCATGACTTGTCCTGGTTTGAAATTCAAGCAGCAGTAAAATGGTAGTTTTCGTTTTTGTTTTCGTTTTCTCATACCGTTCTTTTTTCCATGGATAGACGCGACATTTTCTTCCTTCATTTGGTCTACATGTACAGCAACGTGTTGTGTCTCGCCTAAGATTATTTCAACATAATCATCCGGTGATGCAGGAGCAATCTTCGTGTTGTGGTTAGCTTCCCTCGTGCACAAACTAGAACTTATACGCCTGGAGAAAAAAGTTACGTCAAGTTTGAGAGAAACTCATCTAGTATATGAACGAAAGGCGTTATCATAGGAAATGCATTGTCACAAAGATTAAGTGCTCTCGGAATCTATGTTGCTTGGACACTCCAGAAATGTAGGTTCACCCatgtcggatcctccaaaaagGATAGGTTTTGGAGGATTGACACAAATACTGTGGACAATacttttgaagagtccgagcaacatagctcagaacaaccttttttttttgtcatatatAAGTCAAACTTCCAGATTTTCTATGGTAAAGAAGTTGTAGAAGTCTCTAAAATGGCTAGCATGTTTTGCAAATAAATATACTCCCTCGGTTTCAATTTGTTCGTCTTTCTTACTTTTTTgatctgtttaaaaaagaatgtctctATCCCTTTTTTGGCAATTCTTCAACTCTAACTTTCCACGTTAAATGTTTAATACTACAAGATAAAAGGTATTTTGATACATTctacatatttttagtttagaACCATActattcaaaagtcttctttacttCCTTAAATTCGTGTCAAAGCCAAAAccagacaaaaaaaattaaaacggagggagtatttaaTTTCTCTAAAACCAATGTAACACGAACGATGTATTATAGCCTCTTGCTAttaagcaaacaaaattttaccTGGAACCATGACTAGCGGAGCTGTTCCTGTGTTCGTAACGTGTCGCCTCTGATAACTCTTTTCCAGGTGATTCAGCGCAAGCTATGCGAGTTCCATGAATTTGATCAGTTTCTGATGATTTTGAGTCTTTCCGTCCATCCTCCGCTATACCTAAAGACTTAACAGTAGTGTTTCCGGAAACAGATCTAATTTCCAAATTATATCCAAAATCCCTTATGATAGAAATAGCCTTCTCCAAAGTTCCCAGAGCTTGTCGAACCTCAGATCTAATCACGACCATCTTGTTGTTGGCAGGCACACCTACAAGTCCATTAGCTGGAGAATCCCCGACTTTCTCGTCATTCTCATCTAAACTTTCAATCAGTTCACTTGTATCTTCATTAATTTCCTCAATTTCACTATGACCTTTTTTATCTTCAACATTCTTTCTTGTTACGTGATCTGGATGAACATGGGCGTCTTTTATCGAGTCTTGTAGCTCTAAAGCACCATTTCCATCTCCTGTCCGTTCATCAACTCCGAGACATGCATCTTTCTTGAAATCCTTTTGCAGTCCCGAAGCCCCATTGCTATCTCTTGCCCCTTCATCGAGACTAGCATGTGTTTCTTCCTTGAGGTCTTGTAATTCTAATGCCCCATTGTCATTAGGTAAACTATCTGAATAAAGTGCTTTTCGTATCCGATCATATAGTGGATCTTTTAGAGCATTGCTGAAATCTTCGTCACCTTTGGCAACCGAAGCTACTTCCTGCAAGAAAAAAGAACAGTATATTACTATCCAGAGAGCTAAAATATCGCTTTGATCAGCATCGTTGTTCCAATGAACAAACAATATCAGAATTGGCATTAACCTTTTTATAAAGCTTGAAGCCAGCACCTACGAGCTGCCgtgaaatgaaatttatgaatGAAGGAGGAACAAAGTCCAGTTTGATATCCATATTTGCTATAGTCCTGTAAAATTTGATAAacacaaaaagagagaaaatttaCATGGAAAAGGCTAGCATGAAAACGCAACAAGAAGCGTTCGAAGCTGATAATACTGCATATGTCGTCTAATTGCTTTAAGTGTTGAGTTTTTAAGAGGTGTGAATGATGAAATGAAGCGTTCTCCCGAAACGATCCAAAAGAAAGGATGCATTTTGAATAGCACATTTTCATATTGAATGGGTAATGAGTTGTGACTTTCTCGATAAGGCACAATAGCACTCACTATCCTCGTTGGCTATAAATTCAGCGGACTAGCATCAGTTTTGTAGAAAATTCTGAACTTCTGCATATTTGTCTAACAAACAAATATCGAGTCTTGTGTGATTTGTTGCCGTCTTAGTGTTCAACAAAGTCGTTGGCGTTTGAGGTACCGTTGTTCTAGTGACAGGTATACTGGGAAGAAGTAATCCAAAACCTCGGGTGCAGTGAGAGGATTAAATTCCTTAAGGACACACGATGAATTTTGTGGTCTcggatattttattttgaagctTTTATTTTCTGTCTCGGATACCAACAATAAGTACTTTTAAgtttaatacataagaaatccAAAGTTACCTGAAGTAGCTACGATTATCAGTAACTTTCTGGATAGCAAAACCTCCCACCACGTCAATTCGTACTACATCCTGCGGGAGTGGTATTCCGTCTTTCGAGTACCCATGAGTGCTTCTATCAACGGTATCTACATCAGAGATCTGGAGACATTCACAAAACAACCAGTTACTCTAATGATGACGAGAACAACTATGTTAACGGAAAAATGTCGTGGACTTTCACAAGCTTACCGAATTTAGAAGCACTACTATCAGACCATCTTGAATGTactcaaatacaaagaaatgtACAAGTGCCTCCCTTGCTGACAATGGCCATGAAAGCTTCATCCTAACTTACAAGTAGTTAAACATATATCAGCATATTAAAGATATAAGAAGAACAAAATAAGCATCTACGAACTACTACTACCGCAATTTCAATTTGTATTTCTGGTTTTGACATGGCatgaagtaaaaagaaataaagacgACTTTTGAATCTTGCGAAACGCCcattaatcttgtggtcttacgTAAAAAGGAAAGAGAACGGACTAAAAACGGAAACTAAGACAGACAAATTATAACGGAGGGAGTATAAGATGACAGACCTTACTAGACATATTTGTTCACCCTCTCTGACCTTCTGCACGCACTCGGAGGCTGCGATCTTAAATGTTGGAATTGTGGTTTGCGGCCACCTGATGTGAAAACGAGGAGTATTAACACAAGTTGTTGAGACTATCCCTTGAACCAGTATTCAAGGAAAATTAGCATATATTCAATGCACATGTTAAGATAATTTGAAACTTCACTGACATTTTATTTCGcatcaagtttttttttattacatttaCTGAGGACATGACCATAGATAGGAAGGTTTAGAGGTCGAGAATAAGGGTAGAAGGCTAGTGAATAGCCGGAATCTGTCACACTTTATGTGCGAGAGGTAGGGTGATATTTAGTAGGTGCGTAGTCTCTTATTCTTCAGTATGTATTACTACTCGTCATCTCATTTGTTTTGTATCTTTCTAATTTATTATTGTCATACTATTCTTGCAATTCTGCTCTACGGAACCGCCTCTCTACCTCACAAAGGTAAGGGTAAGGTATTCATACATCCTACCCTCTCCGGACCCCACTTGTGGGGCCGGTTTCGTCATTCTATACTTGGATAATGTTCTTGTATCACTAACCACCTTTCTTTTATCAAAATCTAGCTAACCAGAGAACAATCGAAAAAATTCTGGCAAtatactgggtatgttgttgttgacatATCCACCAGTTTTACCAGCCTCATATCTGCCAAACTTTTACTGTTTTTCTTAACCTAATGCTCGCTGTCGAACTAAATAGTATCACAATAGTATGCTGATACAAATACAATACCACCATTACAACTAAAAGTTTTGTAGTTCAAAAACTCTCTCCACCTACTACAGTCACTTTGTTCGGCAGACAATGCAAACATCTGTATCAAGTATTTATCCAAACAGCTCCCTAAATAGTTTTTATTGTATGCTAAACATGACAGGATACTAAAATAATGCAAGAGTCTTTAGCATATGGGATCCTCACCATTTCTTGTAGAACTCTGCCCCCCATGAGATGCATAAACCTGAAACAGACAGTGCTATCACAAAAGTTGTCCAATACTAACGCAACACGAACTTTCTGGAGGTGACGTTGATTAATAACCACCCCAACAGTGAATATAAGGCAAAATAGTTGAGATTTTAATCTATCTTACAAACATCTGATGGGCCATCTACATAGCCTTCAACAAGGAGGGTATGGAAGGGAGTGCCTTCAGGTCCCTCTCGATACATAACACGGTAGTCTTCAGTATCTTGTTTTACCTGCAAAAGAAGGAGAATCGGCATTACTCTCATGGTAAGTAACAGATGGGGAGAAGTCTTTCACCATACAGGCATGTTAGGACTAAAATATCGGCATTCCAAGAAAGCAGCAGATTTGGTGCTGCTAAAGACAACCAGCATGTAAAAGAAAAGGGAAGCCCAGTGCACTAAGCTCCTGCTCTCCGCAGGAGTCCGGGGAGGATCCATAACCACAAGGGTCTATTGTACGCAACCTTACCCTGCATTTCTGCAAGAGGTTGTTTCCACAGCTCGAACCTCTGACTCTTGGTCACACGACAGCAACTTTACCAGTTACAAAAAGGCTCCCCTTCAAAGACAACCAACACGTGATGCTTCAAATAAGTTTCAGAGCCACAATGACATTGGTATGCAGAGAGTTTCGAGAATTAGCTAGGAAAAGATAATCTACGAATGTGATAGATAGCCTACTTTCCAAACAGGATGAGCTGCTTCAGAAGATTTTGCCTTCTCATTATCAGCTACAGATGTACTCCTTAACATGCTCAGGAAGTTTGCCACTTCCTTGGTTCTTCGCTCTACCAGGTTGTCACTACATTCtgcaaaccaaaaaaaaaaaaaagaggcgaGGGGCGAGGATCGCGGAATGCATCATTGCTTAGTATATGTTAGATGATTTAGGTTATAGAATTAGGTGACTTCCCATTAAAGTAAAACCTAGATTCGAAGTGACGTAGAACAAACCTTGAAGATCACATTCTGACGAGCGTAGCATTTGATTCTTGACAAGGTTCTTAAGTAAGTCATCATTTACAAGATCATGAGACGACAACGTCTGATCCAATTTAGCTCGGTACTGAGAGATGTTACCAGTGTCTCTCATATTGCATATCCTAGGAAAACAGAACTGTCTTCTCTCAAACTTTTAAAAGCCGCAACAGCTATAAAAGAATTAAGTgcttttggtgttccaagtatGAATGGACCtacaaaattatgaaaatgatgtttCAGAAAAGCTGCATAGGTGTGTTTGTATGAGTTAGTCGCAGCAAGAATTTGAAGTTCTggaaaacaaaattattattcaagGGATATGTATCTATGCCATGCATTATTACACATAAAATGGATTAAATGCTTAATCCTGAAATTTATTGGAGAGGAATTCAGTCAAACAAGGGAAAGAGCACTCAAATTTTGAGTAATTCGAATAAGGTGcatatgatatacatataataCACGTTGGGCGATCCAAACAATCCTACGACTTTGTGTACAATGAAGACAAAAATTCAGCCAATATGTTGCTCTTTAGGGATTTTTCCACATAGCATAActacgacaacaacaacaatatatgtCCGGTGTAATACCACAAGTGGGGTTTGGGGAGGGTAGAATTTACGCAGACCTTAACCGTACCTTTgtgaggtagagaggttgtttccgatagacccttGGCTCACAAGAAGTGTAATTAAAACAGGATTGAAAGGAAAATAACGGCAGCAAAATAGTACATTGAGCAAATGAAGCAACTAGTAGTATTGCAAACTGAAGAATAAGATACTATGCAAGCACTAACAAATACTactaaattaagagaaaatgg comes from Solanum pennellii chromosome 1, SPENNV200 and encodes:
- the LOC107008052 gene encoding uncharacterized protein LOC107008052, which encodes MRDTGNISQYRAKLDQTLSSHDLVNDDLLKNLVKNQMLRSSECDLQECSDNLVERRTKEVANFLSMLRSTSVADNEKAKSSEAAHPVWKVKQDTEDYRVMYREGPEGTPFHTLLVEGYVDGPSDVCLCISWGAEFYKKWWPQTTIPTFKIAASECVQKVREGEQICLVRMKLSWPLSAREALVHFFVFEYIQDGLIVVLLNSISDVDTVDRSTHGYSKDGIPLPQDVVRIDVVGGFAIQKVTDNRSYFRTIANMDIKLDFVPPSFINFISRQLVGAGFKLYKKEVASVAKGDEDFSNALKDPLYDRIRKALYSDSLPNDNGALELQDLKEETHASLDEGARDSNGASGLQKDFKKDACLGVDERTGDGNGALELQDSIKDAHVHPDHVTRKNVEDKKGHSEIEEINEDTSELIESLDENDEKVGDSPANGLVGVPANNKMVVIRSEVRQALGTLEKAISIIRDFGYNLEIRSVSGNTTVKSLGIAEDGRKDSKSSETDQIHGTRIACAESPGKELSEATRYEHRNSSASHGSRRISSSLCTREANHNTKIAPASPDDYVEIILGETQHVAVHVDQMKEENVASIHGKKNGMRKRKQKRKLPFYCCLNFKPGQVMS